Genomic window (Amaranthus tricolor cultivar Red isolate AtriRed21 chromosome 7, ASM2621246v1, whole genome shotgun sequence):
ACACCTCAGCAACACTGGTGGAGTTGGAGATCATGCAAACAGCCCTTTGAACCTTGGCTAGGTCACCACCAGGAACAACACTTGGTGGCTGGTAATTAATACCACACTTGAAACCAGTTGGGCACCAATCAACAAACTGGATGGTACGCTTGGTCTTGATGGTGGCCACAGCAGCATTGACGTCTTTGGGGACCACATCACCACGGTACATAAGGCAGCAAGCCATGTACTTACCATGACGTGGGTCACACTTAGCCATCATGGAAGATGGCTCGAAGGCGCTGGTGGTGATTTCAGCAACAGAGAGTTGCTCATGGTAAGCCTTCTCAGCAGAGATAACAGGTGCATATGAGGAAAGCATGAAGTGGATTCTGGGGTATGGGACAAGGTTGGTTTGGAACTCATTAACATCCACATTCAAAGCACCATCAAACCTCAGAGATGCAGTCAAAGATGAGATCACCTGAATGTAGGAAAATACAACTGTCAATAAACATGTTCCATTTCGTATAATACATGTCACCATGTGCTGCAAGTTGCAGAGATGAGCAACCATTTACCTGAGAAATCAAACGGTTGAGGTTTGTGTAAGTGGGACGCTCAATGTCAAGTGAGCGCCTGCAAATGTCATAGATAGCCTCATTATCTAGGAGGACAGCAACATCAGTATGTTCCAAGAGAGAATGGGTTGAGAGAACACTGTTGTAGGGCTCAACAACTGATGTTGAGATTTGGGGAGATGGGTAGATGGTAAAACCCAACTTGGATTTCTTGCCATAGTCCACAGAAAGACGCTCCAAGAGGAGGGATCCAAGACCTGAACCAGTTCCTCCACCAACAGCATTGAAGACAAGGAAACCCTGGAGCCCAGTGCAGTTGTCAGCAAGCTTGCGGATGCGGTCTAAGCAGAGGTCAACAATCTCCTTGCCAACTACCAATGAAAACATCttcaacacaaagctttacgaAAGCCAATTATACAGGTAAAAAATGACGGCCACGCCACTTACTGGTGTAATGACCACGGGCAAAGTTGTTAGCAGCATCCTCCTTTCCACTGATAAGCTGCTCTGGGTGGAACAGCTGACGGTAAGTTCCAGTCCTCACTTCATCAATGACAGTGGGCTCAAGATCAACAAAAACAGCACGAGGGACATGCTTGCCAGCACCGGTTTCACTGAAAAAGGTGTTGAAGGCATCATCTCCTCCTCCAACAGTTGTGTCACTAGGCATCTGGCCATCAGCCTATCAAAGCAAGATGGTCACAACAGATTAGAAAACATCAAGTTGTAAAACATTTCACTAACCAATTAAAAATACTCAGAACTAGTTGCTTCAAATTGCAAGCCAGGATAATGAATTCAATGCTTTCACAGCAATAAGGCAAATCAAGAAACAAAACTGGACTACAGCAATGATTTACAAACCTCACATACCAATTTTGATGTCGTGAAGTCATTTCCCAATCAAAAGTTCATCATgaaacagaaacagaaacagaaagtaCGACAGTCCAAGCATCAAAAATTCATATGTTCATACACGCTCTTCTATAATCAGGTATTAATATAGGAACAATCACACTAGAATAACGAGTAACTCttattgttgttaatttgtTATGGTTCAGAGCATCACACATTTTCTCTTAAAACATAGTTGCAGATCCAATGAAGACAATCACCAAATATTTTGTAACACAAATATTGTTCAAAACATGAGACCTTAATCAAGAATGGTTTTATCAAGCAGATAATGCTCCTCTATAATAATTTCCTTCagtttttcaaattaattaagaTCTGTAAATACCGTAACATCCACATTTTAAAGCGATGACCACCAGCAACGGTTACATACTAATGAATAGGGAATATCAATTTGAGCAACTTAAGAGTCATCTCGGACAATATTACCATCATGTATACATCATTACGAAATGCATCATCATCAGATCTAGCATTTTAATTGGTGTCAAACTAACGATTACTATACTAAAGTTTAATTCAACCgatataatatacattgcatGCTCTATACACGGATATGAACGATTAAACACCAGATCTGGTTTCAAACATCACATATCAACATATTCCACAAACTTATGGGCATGAACaactcaaaatcaataaaatcaaaatgaacTTATTATTTTCACAGAAACAACATCAAATCAACATAGTTGAATAGATCGAAAGcctcaagaagaaggtataccTGAATACCATGCTCGAGACAGTAAAGCTCCCAGCAGGCATTTCCGACCTGGATACCAGCTTGACCGATGTGGATTGAAATGCACTCTCTCATTTTCGCTACAAAAAGCAAGATCCGAAACGAAAAATGTATTTAgatttgattgaaaaaaaagCAGAAAATGGAGAAAAATCGAAGGCGTTTATGAAGACGCCTTCTTGAAAAATCAGAGAGAGGAATGTAGCGAATAAAGAGGGGTTCTTGTGTTTGTGAGAAATGAGGGTGTGGCGGTTCTTATACTTACAAATGAAGGGAGTATGGAGTATAACCTTTTTTTAACCGTGGTTAGTTGGTTACAGCGATGATGACAGAGTAGCTGTTTCGTTTAACCATGGTTATCATCCTTGTTTTACGGATAAGcctttaattaatttgaattttaggtggcagaatttaaattttaaattttgaattctgaatttacaatttttttttattattactattaccaTTCGTGAGTTGTGACCTTTTAAAAGTTGCAtgattaaattagaaaaaaaaatttatggttgaatattttttttagataccGGATAACTCGATcatcttttaaattaaaaatattataaataaaggaaaaattgtcataaattacctaataaatttttttttttaataagtacctaataaaaaagttttgtaaaaaaatacctaacacaattttttctttttcaaagaaTACCAATTAACATTTTCATTCTGTTAACCGTCAAATAAAACGattgactggtcaaaatcgaaaattcttgttttttatcttcaatttcttttaccAATTCAATTTCATCACATCTTCTTCTACTTCTCAGTTCTcactcaaaatcaaaattaaattggaaaagaaattgtagatgaggaagaagaatttttaattttgattagtcaaccgttatatttgacggtcaatTACAGGAAAACTttacttggtactctttggaaaggaaaaaattttgttagatattttttggcaaaattttttttattatgtgcttttcgaaaaaaaattattatgtattttttgatactttttcctataaataaaatataagaaaaatgaaaaaaaattaaagctaaataatgataaaacaactttttaaaaaaatatattgttgAACTCTTCATCTTTCCCATATTCACGCCCCATCgtagtattttatttataatttttgtcagaaatcatttttaattggattgccttaaaaaggaaaatataaagtaaatttTCCAATAGGTATTTAAAATATCATAGATaggcatttagaatattgtaagtacttaagtacttacttgGTAGGCATTAAGTATTttttaagtagacattaaagataataGTGAATAGGCtttaagaatattataagtagatattttaaatactttttcGGTGGGTATTAAATATATTGTACGTAGGTATTAatgataatgtaagtagatattaaaaatacaataagtgAACATTAAGGTTTAAAGGGTTAGACCTGAGAAACGTCTCTAAAAAAGATACTTTCACATAAAATCGGctgtattttattttgatcttGTTCCATTTCTAGTCCCTCCACCACTCCAAATCCCTTTCTTGGCgtctaaaagtgatgtctaaaTGATCCAAAGTTTGGTTAAATATTTAGTAGTAAGTATTTTCTCAGGTTTTAATAGTTactacactttttttttttacgttattcaatatataattttaatctttaattttttatgataaaaaattataaaaagttaataatatgaaaatacatatcaagatgaatcaaacaagatctcatttgactatattttatattatacatgatgaaatatataccaaataaaatcAGTTGATGAATAATAGTTACTACAGGAACTGTAACAACTAATAAAAGCCAAATAAAATGTTTTACAATATTTGACAAAAAACACAAGTAAAATATTTGacaacaaaaaatacaaaataacaaGCCAAACTACAAAGAGAAACCCTATATATAACATAAAACTTCATCTTCAAATAAGTATACAAGGACTACGTTATGAGCTACACTTCTCTGTTCTTTTGATTTTGCCCCACTTGTTTTATAAAATGGGCAATAAAGGTGATTTAAACATAACAATCTCTCAAGTAAtttgtttaaaggtttaaaATGCGATAGCAATAATAGCGCTATTTTGACAATAACAAGGCCTATAACAATACAGTTGTGTACGTAGTTAGGAAACCCGGTTCCTGCAGGCTATTCATACAGCTTGGTCTTGTGTAATCACCTTTGGTTTCTGGTGTTTGTTGCTCGCGATGCTATCAGTGAGCTCGAGTCCCTTCGTTTCGTGTGGAATTAATAATACTGATACTGCAGCAGCTAATACTACCCCTGCAAAAAACAAGACTGCAGCCATTTGATGGCACCCTTGAACCAATGCTACTGCCACGAACGGGCTCACCATACCGCCTATTCTAGCCATTGAACTCGCTGTTCCAAATCCTGTGTTTCGAACAGATGTTGGGTATATCTGTACAACATAACAAGTGTTATCGATAAGTGATCGAAAATTGTTAATGTCATCATATTATCGGGGAAACATGAGTTACGCACACTTCATAAGTCAAAGaaataccatcccaaaaccacaTGACAATGGGTAGAAGACCTCCAATGACTTATAAAATGTGCACAAcatctttaattcatcattgTGGGATATATATTATCCCAACAACCCCACACGCAAACCCCCATCAAGTAAGTATGTGGGACTAACAATAAGGTAGGAACGTCATTCTATTCGAAcctatcattttaattttggaTTGAACTATCAGCTCAGTTATCATGTTAAGTTTAGCTGGTCATATTGTCAATTCATCATATTATCGGAGAAATACGAGGTACACACACTTCATACGCTAAGGAGATCCCATCCCAAAGTCATATGATTTTTAAATGACATTTCCttagcttatgaagtgtgtgtaCCTCATTATTCCTCGATAAATGCTAATATTTACAATAAATCTTGACAAAAATACAATATATTATGAGTCAAAATTGTCGAGAAGATTATTTTGTGTATTTGTACGTACCTCTGGTGCAAATATGAAGGCGATAGTGAATGTGCCCATAATACATGCTCGAGCACCAAACATAAGAACTGTTGTGACTGTGCTTGAACGATGGTTTACTAATGGGAATAAAAAGATGGAACATACTACGAACATTGCTGCCATTGAGTACTTACGACCCACTCGATCAATTAGGACACCCACGATCACTAGTCCAGGAAGTTCTACGATGAATCGAAAAAGCAAAATATGTTAGTATGATGAACCGACTTAAAATTGACCCAAAATCCAAATAAATACTCATTGGTTAAGTAACCTGGAAATTTTAACCGGAAACATATCTTACTAAAAAAACGAAATAAAATAGTGTCAAAATTGATTGAATTTCGGCTGTTTTgaccaaaattttcatattggtaatattttcagttttaagACACTATGTTTCAAGTCAGATTTTTTATTTCTCcattaaaacctttaaaatcgcattGTATAGAACATTTTAAAAgactttttttataaataacaaaaaattctttattttagtagttttaaaaaaaaaatttagtcctACTTTATCAGTTGATGGGGAGGTTTTATCGGACACTAGTCACACTACGTACGTTTCaactcaaatttttttattttgagttttttttctttattaaaatcttaaaagaGTAAATTAGACCTTTGTTAAAAGAACTTTttcataaaaatcaaataatttatttattaatttttaaaaaactcaaaCACCTATTGGATTAACCCTAGCCAAACAAAAGCAAGAGGTGACAGTACCTTAAAAAACTAGTAGACTTTTGTTACAAAAACTTTTTCATAAAAACCGAAAAATTCATtactttgttttaaaaaaaacctcaaacactcATAGGGTTAACTTAAGCCAAACGAAAATCAGAAGTATCTCAACCTAAAAAACGACTCAACTCAAACCCGACCTAATCCCAAATAAAAAAACGGCCGAACCCAAATCCCCTCGGCAAACCATCTTAACAAATCTATAAAAAGAGTAAgtatacaaaaaaaattctttattttgttttttttaaataactcaAACATCCATCAAAACCCGACAAAAAAACGACCCAACTCAAAATCAACCTGATTCCaaataaaaaactattaaacCAAAAACCCGCTTGACCAACCGCCTTgacaaatcaataaaaaacgTAATAAGGATAGACAATGCAAGATTAATACATTACCAGCAAAACTAGTGATGAAGACATCTTTATAATCAATATCCGGCTTAGAATTATCCAATTTCTTCACATCCGGTTCAGTCTTCCCGCACACATTATCCTTATTATTCAACTGAGTAGTAAGCAACACCAGCCCATAATACGCAAACGCATTCCCAAAAAACACGACCCATAGTAGAAGTGTAGTCTTAGCTAATTTTGGGGACAATAATAGCATTACTGATTTCCATACTGTCATTTCTGAGTCCTTCCATTTGGGGGGTacctcaagatcttgattttgatcttgattttTTGTTGAAATATTTGTAGTTTTTTCTTGGAGTTCTATGTCAGTAATAAGTGTACCAGGAGGCAAATTTTTTCCgtttattttggatattttttcTAGTACTTGTAGGGCTTCTTTTTTTCTGCCTTTTAAGATTAGGTATCTTGGGGATTCTGGGgtgattatgtagaatattagaagaatgaatgatggtaGAACTGATAGACCCAATAGCCATCTCCATCCAAGCTTTGGCATTACAATCTGAAAATTGGTAATTGTTAAAGATTATTAGAGGTTTGATTGAAGTATATTATTGCTCTAGAGATGGGTATTTTAGGGTTCTCGATCGTGTTTAAATTAGACCCTAATCGTAAACGATTTGGATTAAGGGGTATGTCTAGATCTAGAGACTTATAGGTCTGAATTCAGACGTAccccttaaaataattttgaaattgaatttaGAAGGTGTAAGACCCTGATCTTATTGAGACGATCTCACCCTGAAACACGTCTTGTATACGAGTTGAATAgttcaattaatacaaattattagcatatgaactttttgttttgaggttgtttGTGACGGTCTCTCACATCAGTAGCTCTTTACTCTTGCGAGAGATCGTCTCTCGGTAAGATGGCCTCAAATAAGAAGGTCATTATCTTATAGTATGTTTTAGAATGTCTATTTAGCCCCTAGTGAGATTATCTCATACaacaataaaacacaaattcttgtgagagacggtctctttgagagaccatttctgATCGAGTCGGCCCATAGAGGAAAATGTAAAATAAGATTAGGCATTAAACTTTAATGAATTAGACctaagagacgtctctcagaaAACTAGTTGATTTGTGAATAAGAAAAGGTGACGTACCCATGCTAAGGCAGCTTCACTAATGGATCCAACCGTCCAAAAGGCTTGAAAAAGGACCATCCATGTACCCCTACTTGGTGCTGGTACAAACTCGAGAAACCAAGTTAATAACACTGGGCCTGCTCCTAATCCAAGGCCCACTAAACATCTAGCCACTAGTAAAACGGCGTAGTTTGGCGCAGCTGCACTCAAAAAACCAGCTGCTGCTGTTACTACAGCAGAAAATAGATATCCCTTCCtgaattaaaaaaatgcaaataTTTAATATACATTATTTTACGGATATGGagtgaaaatacaaaataatttttattatatgttttttagaAAAT
Coding sequences:
- the LOC130817956 gene encoding tubulin alpha-2 chain yields the protein MRECISIHIGQAGIQVGNACWELYCLEHGIQADGQMPSDTTVGGGDDAFNTFFSETGAGKHVPRAVFVDLEPTVIDEVRTGTYRQLFHPEQLISGKEDAANNFARGHYTIGKEIVDLCLDRIRKLADNCTGLQGFLVFNAVGGGTGSGLGSLLLERLSVDYGKKSKLGFTIYPSPQISTSVVEPYNSVLSTHSLLEHTDVAVLLDNEAIYDICRRSLDIERPTYTNLNRLISQVISSLTASLRFDGALNVDVNEFQTNLVPYPRIHFMLSSYAPVISAEKAYHEQLSVAEITTSAFEPSSMMAKCDPRHGKYMACCLMYRGDVVPKDVNAAVATIKTKRTIQFVDWCPTGFKCGINYQPPSVVPGGDLAKVQRAVCMISNSTSVAEVFSRIDHKFDLMYAKRAFVHWYVGEGMEEGEFSEAREDLAALEKDYEEVGAEGAEDDDGEDDGEY
- the LOC130817955 gene encoding organic cation/carnitine transporter 7-like, which codes for MTDEKRGLTYSVDDALVTMGFGKLQYLVLAYAGMGWISEAMEMMILSFVGPAVKSAWKLSKAQESLITTVVFAGMLVGACGWGLISDKYGRRKGYLFSAVVTAAAGFLSAAAPNYAVLLVARCLVGLGLGAGPVLLTWFLEFVPAPSRGTWMVLFQAFWTVGSISEAALAWIVMPKLGWRWLLGLSVLPSFILLIFYIITPESPRYLILKGRKKEALQVLEKISKINGKNLPPGTLITDIELQEKTTNISTKNQDQNQDLEVPPKWKDSEMTVWKSVMLLLSPKLAKTTLLLWVVFFGNAFAYYGLVLLTTQLNNKDNVCGKTEPDVKKLDNSKPDIDYKDVFITSFAELPGLVIVGVLIDRVGRKYSMAAMFVVCSIFLFPLVNHRSSTVTTVLMFGARACIMGTFTIAFIFAPEIYPTSVRNTGFGTASSMARIGGMVSPFVAVALVQGCHQMAAVLFFAGVVLAAAVSVLLIPHETKGLELTDSIASNKHQKPKVITQDQAV